Genomic segment of Leuconostoc mesenteroides subsp. mesenteroides:
ACAATATTATCTGCTAGATTCACATCGTCTTCGATTAATAGTATTTTAATTGCTTTTGACATTTTCATATTCCTGTTTATCTGATTTACTATATTCATCATACAAATCGTAGGTTAAAAATAAGTTAAATTCTATGATAACTTTACTTCAATCCTACACTAATCCGCAAAGCATGTGCCACAAGTTGCATTTCATTTGAAGAAGCATTAATATGTGCAATCTTGTCACGCAAGCGACGCTTATCTATAGTTCGCACTTGCTCTGCCAAAATGACTGAATCTCTTTTCATCCCACTCATATGTTCGGGTAGTAATACATGTGTTGGCAATTTCGGTTTGGAAATTTGGGACGTTATCGCAGCAACAATCGTTGTAGGTGAATTGGCATTGCCCACATCATTTTGAATGATTAAAACGGGCCGTACACCTGCTTGCTCAGAACCAATTCCCTGCTTTAGATCGGCATAAAATACGTCACCACGCATAATTGCTTGATGTTCTTCTGTCATAATATTCTCACTTCTATGTACGCGTCGTGAGACGCTTTTCAATAAACTCTAGGTAACCGAGCACTAAAATTTGTTAATATTTCGTGCGGAATCGTCTGAGCATATTCCGCCACCTCTTCAATCGATATTTGATTTTCCCCTTCAAGGCCAATCAAAGTTACAGTTTTCCCAACAGGATATTTCTGCTTTAATGTTATCACAATCTGGTCCATTGTGACACGCCCAATTACATGTTCGATATGTCCATCAACCAAGACTTTCATTCCACTCATGCGCCGCAAATAACCATCTGCGTAACCTATAGGCAATGTCGCTATCCATTGTGGTTTCTCTGCCGTATAGGTTGCACCATAGCTGACTGATTCACCAGTTTTTAGCTGATGTACTGCCCCCAACTTTGATTTCAATTGTAGGACTGGTTTCAATGTCAAGGGCATCTTTTTTTCAGGGGCACCAGGATTATACCCATAAAGCACAGAACCAACCCGGATTGTATCGGTATAAATTTCATTATGATGCCAAACCGCAGATCCTGAATTTGCTAAATGCCAATATTGTTTAGGGATACCAGCTGACTGTACCCACTGGTAAAAATGCTGGACTTGTTCATCATAATATTTTTGATTATTATCATCAGCTGTTGCAAAATGAGTAAACACACCTGCTAGTTGCAATTTTTTAGTATTTTGAATCAGATGATACATGTCTGCAACAGTACTTGCTGAATGAGCACCCATTCGTCCCATACCAGTATCAACGGCTAATTGAACATTCAATTTTTGCCCATCTTTAATATAACTTACTGCCTCATCCAGCCACTCAGTTGTTCCAACAGCTGGTGATAACCGATTTTCCACCATGACTGCTGTTTGGGTAACATCTTGGACACCAAGCAAAAAAATATTTATTTCCGTTTGAGGATATTGTTTACGTAAGTCAATACCTTCACCTATCGTCGCTACCGCAAAATCAGAGACACCCACCTTAAGTAAAGCACCCACAACTTGTTTAGCCCCGTGTCCATAAGCGTCGGCCTTAACCACAGCAATCAATCTTTGTGCGTCTGAATGCTTCATAATTAATTTGGCATTTGTCTGAATGGCTTTTAAATCAATATCTAGCCATGTCGGCCTTAAACATAATATATCATTATTTATCATGATAATACTCCTCGTTTGGGAAATAGCTTTATACTCATTTTTTCCAGCAGAGTCAAACGTTCAATAATAACAACTGTATTTACTTGATCACCACTATGCGTGATTGCAACATAAGTATGATAAGGAAAGTTTTTCACTTTCATTACAGGTCGTCCATTTGGCTCATTTAAAATTTCAATATCTTGCCACTGAACTTTTTCACCAATTCCATAACCGGTAGCTTTTGAAAAAGCTTCTTTGGCAGAGAAACGTCCAGCAATATATTCGTTTTGATGCTTACCTTTTCGCTCAGCCGCTGCAGCACGTTCTGCTGGCGTCAAAATGAGTGTTATAAAACTCTTCTGACGATCGACTATTTCTGCAACTCGACTAATCGCTTCTGTATCATTTCCAATTCCTATAATCATGGTTCTATTGTAACAAAAGGTCAAGTGTTGACAAAGTTTTTTTGCCTACACTTAACCTTTTTAACCCCTATTATTTAAAATTTTTAAGATTGTTGTCTATTGGTACTAAATTTTGCCATTTTTTGGACAGATAATTATCATTAATATGATATGTTGGTTCTTGATAGCCTCTTGCAAAAAAAGGCTTTATTTCCGTATCAGCAGCTATCCATCCGCGCCATCCCATATGGATAGTATCTTGCATGAAGTACTTTTGCCCACCATCATGAGAAAAGTCAGCAATCTGGTTAAAGCCCTGTGACTTTAACTGTTTTTTTACTTTATCCACACTCTGATAATACCTTTTTGTACTTAGCCCAGTATATTTTGACCACTTTCTATTAACAGGCTGAATAATGAACAAGACGTCAGTATTTTCCTTTGCAAACTCTTGCAATACAGCTTGAAAGTCTGAATACTCATCAGACTGTCGGTAGTCGAAATGACTTTGAGAGTTTTCCAACTTCTTCAAACTTGGTTTGACTCGCATTCTGAAAAATGAATTTTGAATGCCAAATTCATTATTACCAGTTTGCTGCTTCGCAACTTTCATCGCTTCTCGCTCGAGCAATGATACATTATCAGTTTTTGGTAACGATTTTAGTGCGGGTTCAACTTGCCTGTCCCAATTATTAGACACTGTAAAATTTGAAAATAGTTGGTCTTCGCGCAATAACATTCTATTTCGTAATATTAACAAACTCTGATCAGTTTCTGACAAAGGTTCGTTGTTTTTAATCTTAGTAACAAGGCGAGTATAAAAACTGTTATCAGTAATTTGCTTTTGTTCTAATAATCGTTTCGCAATAAATCGATCAGTTGGCGTAATTGTCTTAATATTTCGTAACCAGTTAACGGTCTGTAATGGTGAGTAAAATTGTGGAAATGCCCACTTACTATCACGTTTGGTAAACCACTGTTGCGAAATAATAAATACTGCCTGTTTTTTATGCAAAGCCGGTGTCATTTCCTGCATCCCCAAGTAATGTGAAAGAGATTCAGTTCCAGCCTGACCAAGCAAAAATGGCTGATAATTACGCCGATACTTAGCAGCTAACACTGACGGATGCATTGAATCTAAACGGAGAAGTTCGCTTGATCCAAAGAAAGGCACATAGTTTGTCTTTGAATTGTTAAAGGCTGCCATTTTGACGCTTTCACCTTTAAAAACATTTTTAGAAAATGACACAGACGCTTTTTGAATATCTTTATTCGATAAATAACTTAATGAAAATGGTGCCAAAAATAGTGCAGTAACCATGACGAATGCCAAGACTACCGGACCAAATATCCACCATAGCCCCCGTTTTTTTAGCATTTTTTTATCCAATCAATGATTCAACTTTAGCAACCACCTTGTTTGGTGTATTCCATTCTTCACGATTAAATTCAGAAACAGGTGCTTGAATATTGAATTTACTTTCTAAATCAAGTAATAATTCTACCGTTGCCATTGAATCCAATAACCCATTCTCAAAAAAATCATCGTCCATTTGGTCAGAAATGTCTTCACCAATAATTGTGTTTAATATTTCTACTACTTGTTTTTTCAAATCCATTATTTTTTCCTCGTTTTCTAATACTATCGTTGATATGATCGTTATCTTCTATTTATTTGCTTTACACTAACGTTGAAACCAGATTTTGTCTAACAAACCACTAAATAATAAGAAACTAACCATTACTACATTGAATGTTATCACAATCGCTAACGCATTCGTAAACTTATTATGCGGTACATGATGTTTTTTCTTATAGCGTAACCATACATCATTGATAACAAGACCAATGCCATGAAACAAACCATAAGCGATATAGTACCATTTTAATCCGTGCCAAAATCCCATAATCAACATATTAATGATATAGGCCACGTTTGACGTTGTGACTCGACTTTTGAACCACTTTTTCTTCATCATCAGAAACACGAGTCTCATAAAGACGAAGTCACGGAACCAAAATGATAGTGTCATATGCCAACGGTTCCAAAACTCTTTTAAATTTTTGGACAAAAATGGTAAATTAAAGTTCATTGGTACTTCAATTCCCATGACATAACCAGTTGCTACAGCGAACATTGAGTATCCAGCAAAGTCAAAAAATAAATTTAAGCCGTAAATATACATATACGCCACTATCCACCATGACCACCCACCTTGAGCGTGTGCAGAAATAATCGCCATACGCTCGACATTTGGCATTAATACAGTTCCCAAAACATGAGACACGATGAATTTATACAAAAAACCGATAAAAAGATATTTGACGGATTTACCAAGCATGTCTAGATACTTATCGCGTGTTGGTGCTTTCTCAACATCCGTTACAAAACGACGGTAACGATCAATAGGACCTGACGAAATTGTTGGCATGAACAGCATGAAACGCAAGAAAAGCCAGGGATTAAATTCTTGAATTGAACCATCACGTATTTCCATCACCATACCAACTGAACGGAATGTCAAATATGAAATACCCATAAATCCGAGTAAGGTTGTCACTTGCAACCAATGGACAACCGGCGCAATTTTAATTAATACTAGTGGCAAAATAGCTAAAATAGTCGTGACATAAAACACCCAAGTTTGATTATACTTTTTACGATATAAAGTATAGGACCAAACAAGCAGCCATTGCCAAATCATGTAAGTAATTAATGCAATACCTTCATGATACTTCTTACCATCAAACATTAAGAAAATAAAGACAAGTGAGACCAATACTTCATACCAAGCTAAACGCTTTCCAAAGTATAAACCAATGGCTAGAGGCACTAGGGCCAACAATAAAATAATGAAGTACTGGGGATCTGCATAGGGTTGTAGATTAAGCATTACCATTCACCTCGGCAATCAACCCTTTTAAATCAATTTTACCATTTGGTGTTAATGGCATTGACTCGCGATATATAAATCGACTTGGCATCATATAAGACATCATAATGTCTTTCATGTCATCTTTAATTGCATTTGTTAACATCATAGGCTTAGGAAAATCATTTTCTTTAGGTACCACAATGGCTAACAACTGCTTAACTTTACCATCAGCATCATAACGTGGTACAGCGACTACTTGTTCTATCCATTGACTTTGTTGTAGTTGTTGCGCGACTTCTTCCAACTCAATTCGGAACCCATGCAATTTGATTTGAAAATCACTACGCCCTTTATAATGCAGTAACCCATTTTCATCAACTGTTGCTAAATCACCTGTTTTATATGCTTGTTCACCGTTAAATTTAGTGAAAGCACTATCTGTTTTTTCAGGGTTATTCAAATAGCCTTTAGAAACGGAAGGACCAGAAATAACAATTTCACCTTTTTCCCCAGAAGGAACTTCTTGATCATTGCTACTCTGAATACTAATTACTGTATCTTGCTTTACGTAGCCAATTGGCATTTTATCGTAATTTTCGATAATTTCCTTAGTAATGCGAATACTTGAAACAGCCACCGTGGCTTCAGTCGGTCCATATGTATTGTATATTTTTACCTTTGGAAAGCGTGCTAGTAACTTCTCTGCTGTCGTACGTGTCAGCACTTCGCCACAAAACAAAAAAGTCTTCAAATTTGGATTGTTCGCTTGGTTAAATTCTGGATCCAAAAGGGCAACATCAGCAAATGATGGTGTCGACACCCACATCGTTAAATCTAACTTTGGCAAAGTGGCGAACAGTAGTTTAAAATCCTCAGCTACTGACTTAGGTAATGCTTTCAAAGTGCCACCCGTAACAATTGTAGGAACCCAATCCATCACTGATAAATCAAAAGAATACGGTGGCTGTGACAATACATTGCTACTTTCTTGCCAATCAAATGTGTCGCCAATCATCCAATTCGTAAAACTTAACAGGTTATGATGTGAAATTTGAACGCCCTTTGGACGCCCTGTTGTTCCAGAAGTGAAAATAATATAAAAATTATCATTTTCTTGAACAGCATGTGTTAATTCATAAGATACATTCGTAGAAAATATACGATCAAGACGCTCTTTATCAATTGTTAAGATATCTGAAATGGCTGCTGGCAATTCATCAATAGCTAAAATCACTGCTGGCTTAGCAATTTCAATAATATCTGTCAATCTTTCATCTGCTGAATTAACATCAACTGGAATGTAGGCATGCCCTGATTTGGTACTACCTAAGAAACTAGCAATCATCTCAAACTGCTGGCCACCGTACACCATAACTGGTGCTTTTTCCGGCAAATTTAGCTCATCTAAAATATGAGCCAAACTATCAGATGCCTTTTTCAACTGTTCATAAGTATGCTTTTTCCCTAGTTCATCATACGCAACTTTGTTAGGCTGCGTTGTCGCGATGAAATCAACCTGTTCTAACACATTTTCAATCATATGTGTTCCCCCATTTAAAATTCATTGTAAAGAAAATGTCCTTCCCCAACGCCAGAATAGCCGTATAAGTACAAAAGTGATAAAATGATTAAGAAATAAAAAAAAGTACGCCCAACAAAATTAATAACTGGACGTTGGAAAAAATGCTTTAACATTCGCAATAACCCCCGTATAAGTTATCTCTTTAAAAGTTATTCATTTTAACTTTAAAGTATCGTCAATAATATAATGAACCTTATTATAACATAAATATTTCAGAATGTTAAATTTATATATCAAAGAATGGAACAATAGATTACTATGATTAAAAAATGTTTCTCGCTTATTGTTAAACTAGACAATATTGTATTCGATAACTTTATTTTCCAAGCAATATTCTCAGCAATGCGACAAACATTCCCAGCTCTGGTAATCAACGTTTACTTGCATCTGTTGTTCGTATTATTTTTAGCACCGAATGCTTTATTTTCTGTTATTTTTAATATCAATTTAAGAATTACAGGTTTACAAATAGTTCTTTCTATTTTGGACATCGTTATTCTCATGATTTTTGCCGCTGCCTTGACAAGTAAGTACTTAATTTATCGTGGCATAAAAAATAATATATTGCCAATATTAACTAATTTTTTGGCTACCTACCTCCTTTTCACTATTAATACACAGGATTTTTCACATAATGTTTCACAATATTTAGTCGTTACCATATTAACTTTACTCAGTAGTGAATCCTACTATCAATACCAAAGGCTCTTTCGCAAAAACTTACAACCTTATTCGGCAAGATTTTTAGTTTGGTCCGCTT
This window contains:
- the dltX gene encoding teichoic acid D-Ala incorporation-associated protein DltX, whose product is MLKHFFQRPVINFVGRTFFYFLIILSLLYLYGYSGVGEGHFLYNEF
- the dltD gene encoding D-alanyl-lipoteichoic acid biosynthesis protein DltD — translated: MLKKRGLWWIFGPVVLAFVMVTALFLAPFSLSYLSNKDIQKASVSFSKNVFKGESVKMAAFNNSKTNYVPFFGSSELLRLDSMHPSVLAAKYRRNYQPFLLGQAGTESLSHYLGMQEMTPALHKKQAVFIISQQWFTKRDSKWAFPQFYSPLQTVNWLRNIKTITPTDRFIAKRLLEQKQITDNSFYTRLVTKIKNNEPLSETDQSLLILRNRMLLREDQLFSNFTVSNNWDRQVEPALKSLPKTDNVSLLEREAMKVAKQQTGNNEFGIQNSFFRMRVKPSLKKLENSQSHFDYRQSDEYSDFQAVLQEFAKENTDVLFIIQPVNRKWSKYTGLSTKRYYQSVDKVKKQLKSQGFNQIADFSHDGGQKYFMQDTIHMGWRGWIAADTEIKPFFARGYQEPTYHINDNYLSKKWQNLVPIDNNLKNFK
- the dltC gene encoding D-alanine--poly(phosphoribitol) ligase subunit DltC, whose translation is MDLKKQVVEILNTIIGEDISDQMDDDFFENGLLDSMATVELLLDLESKFNIQAPVSEFNREEWNTPNKVVAKVESLIG
- a CDS encoding holo-ACP synthase, with amino-acid sequence MIIGIGNDTEAISRVAEIVDRQKSFITLILTPAERAAAAERKGKHQNEYIAGRFSAKEAFSKATGYGIGEKVQWQDIEILNEPNGRPVMKVKNFPYHTYVAITHSGDQVNTVVIIERLTLLEKMSIKLFPKRGVLS
- a CDS encoding type II toxin-antitoxin system PemK/MazF family toxin — translated: MTEEHQAIMRGDVFYADLKQGIGSEQAGVRPVLIIQNDVGNANSPTTIVAAITSQISKPKLPTHVLLPEHMSGMKRDSVILAEQVRTIDKRRLRDKIAHINASSNEMQLVAHALRISVGLK
- the dltA gene encoding D-alanine--poly(phosphoribitol) ligase subunit DltA — its product is MIENVLEQVDFIATTQPNKVAYDELGKKHTYEQLKKASDSLAHILDELNLPEKAPVMVYGGQQFEMIASFLGSTKSGHAYIPVDVNSADERLTDIIEIAKPAVILAIDELPAAISDILTIDKERLDRIFSTNVSYELTHAVQENDNFYIIFTSGTTGRPKGVQISHHNLLSFTNWMIGDTFDWQESSNVLSQPPYSFDLSVMDWVPTIVTGGTLKALPKSVAEDFKLLFATLPKLDLTMWVSTPSFADVALLDPEFNQANNPNLKTFLFCGEVLTRTTAEKLLARFPKVKIYNTYGPTEATVAVSSIRITKEIIENYDKMPIGYVKQDTVISIQSSNDQEVPSGEKGEIVISGPSVSKGYLNNPEKTDSAFTKFNGEQAYKTGDLATVDENGLLHYKGRSDFQIKLHGFRIELEEVAQQLQQSQWIEQVVAVPRYDADGKVKQLLAIVVPKENDFPKPMMLTNAIKDDMKDIMMSYMMPSRFIYRESMPLTPNGKIDLKGLIAEVNGNA
- the dltB gene encoding D-alanyl-lipoteichoic acid biosynthesis protein DltB, with the protein product MLNLQPYADPQYFIILLLALVPLAIGLYFGKRLAWYEVLVSLVFIFLMFDGKKYHEGIALITYMIWQWLLVWSYTLYRKKYNQTWVFYVTTILAILPLVLIKIAPVVHWLQVTTLLGFMGISYLTFRSVGMVMEIRDGSIQEFNPWLFLRFMLFMPTISSGPIDRYRRFVTDVEKAPTRDKYLDMLGKSVKYLFIGFLYKFIVSHVLGTVLMPNVERMAIISAHAQGGWSWWIVAYMYIYGLNLFFDFAGYSMFAVATGYVMGIEVPMNFNLPFLSKNLKEFWNRWHMTLSFWFRDFVFMRLVFLMMKKKWFKSRVTTSNVAYIINMLIMGFWHGLKWYYIAYGLFHGIGLVINDVWLRYKKKHHVPHNKFTNALAIVITFNVVMVSFLLFSGLLDKIWFQR
- the alr gene encoding alanine racemase; the protein is MINNDILCLRPTWLDIDLKAIQTNAKLIMKHSDAQRLIAVVKADAYGHGAKQVVGALLKVGVSDFAVATIGEGIDLRKQYPQTEINIFLLGVQDVTQTAVMVENRLSPAVGTTEWLDEAVSYIKDGQKLNVQLAVDTGMGRMGAHSASTVADMYHLIQNTKKLQLAGVFTHFATADDNNQKYYDEQVQHFYQWVQSAGIPKQYWHLANSGSAVWHHNEIYTDTIRVGSVLYGYNPGAPEKKMPLTLKPVLQLKSKLGAVHQLKTGESVSYGATYTAEKPQWIATLPIGYADGYLRRMSGMKVLVDGHIEHVIGRVTMDQIVITLKQKYPVGKTVTLIGLEGENQISIEEVAEYAQTIPHEILTNFSARLPRVY